A section of the Methanosarcina mazei S-6 genome encodes:
- the glmM gene encoding phosphoglucosamine mutase, translating to MKLFGSSGIRGIVNTEVTPELALKVGLVLGSRKKTAVIGRDPRVSAPMIEHALVAGLTAAGCDVTKAGMVTTPTLAYAARKYECGVMVTASHNPSEYVGIKLWNPDGMAFDSAQQEEIEEAIEKENFSRVTWDLIGKIAEDENAIRDHMDMIEGLVGKSKLRVVLDCGCGAGSTITPYLLQELGCEIITLNSQPDGHFPARNPEPNDQNLSLLKKAVVAFGADLGIAHDGDADRMMAVDEKGNFVSGDELLAIFGRFECGDKKGSVVVPVDTSLMVDDYLEGSEIIRTRVGDVYVAEGIKQCKAIYGGEPSGSWIFPKISYCPDGIYAAAKLVEIVNEKKLSELRAELPIYATKRGALPCANEKKAEFMKRAKSKLEPLGKVLDIDGIRVELENGWVLVRPSGTEAKVRITAEARENVDGIYEMAEKIVKEALK from the coding sequence ATGAAACTTTTCGGATCTTCAGGAATTAGAGGTATAGTCAATACGGAAGTTACGCCCGAACTTGCACTGAAGGTGGGACTTGTATTAGGAAGCCGGAAAAAGACTGCTGTAATAGGGAGAGACCCAAGGGTTTCGGCTCCCATGATAGAGCACGCCCTTGTTGCCGGGCTGACCGCGGCAGGCTGTGACGTAACAAAAGCAGGCATGGTAACCACTCCCACCCTTGCTTATGCAGCCAGGAAATACGAGTGTGGTGTAATGGTTACAGCTTCCCACAACCCCTCGGAGTATGTTGGGATAAAGCTGTGGAACCCTGATGGGATGGCTTTTGATTCAGCCCAGCAGGAAGAGATTGAAGAAGCTATAGAAAAGGAAAACTTTTCCCGGGTTACCTGGGACTTAATAGGTAAAATTGCTGAAGACGAGAATGCCATCAGAGACCACATGGACATGATTGAGGGTCTTGTAGGAAAGTCTAAGCTGCGTGTGGTTCTTGACTGCGGGTGCGGGGCTGGGAGTACAATCACCCCCTATCTCCTCCAGGAACTCGGCTGCGAGATAATAACCCTGAATTCCCAGCCTGACGGGCATTTCCCGGCAAGAAACCCCGAGCCAAATGACCAGAACCTTTCCCTGCTTAAAAAAGCAGTTGTGGCATTCGGAGCTGACCTTGGGATAGCTCACGATGGCGACGCAGACAGGATGATGGCAGTGGACGAAAAAGGCAATTTCGTTTCCGGAGACGAACTGCTTGCAATATTCGGGCGTTTTGAGTGCGGGGACAAAAAAGGGTCGGTTGTTGTGCCTGTGGATACCTCTCTTATGGTAGACGATTACCTTGAAGGCTCGGAAATCATAAGGACGAGGGTAGGGGACGTTTATGTCGCAGAGGGCATAAAGCAGTGCAAAGCAATCTACGGTGGAGAGCCCTCAGGAAGCTGGATTTTCCCGAAGATCTCTTACTGCCCGGATGGGATCTATGCAGCTGCAAAACTTGTTGAAATTGTCAATGAAAAGAAATTAAGTGAATTAAGGGCAGAACTTCCGATCTATGCCACAAAGAGAGGCGCTTTACCCTGTGCAAACGAAAAGAAAGCCGAGTTTATGAAACGGGCAAAATCAAAACTGGAACCCCTTGGAAAAGTCCTTGACATTGACGGCATCCGCGTTGAACTTGAAAACGGCTGGGTACTTGTCCGGCCTTCAGGCACGGAAGCAAAAGTCAGGATTACTGCAGAAGCCCGGGAAAACGTGGATGGGATCTATGAGATGGCAGAAAAAATAGTGAAGGAGGCGCTTAAATGA
- the glmS gene encoding glutamine--fructose-6-phosphate transaminase (isomerizing): MCGIVGYAGRNAAAPVIIESLKKLEYRGYDSAGVTVLGSGVETYKAVGKIINLESEIPKNLKGAIGIGHTRWATHGRPSTENAHPHNSGGNPVKISLVHNGIIENYMALKERLIGEGYEFKSETDTEVIAHLLHKHIYGSPDGKEARNNLLAGLREALKEIEGSYALAVISADEQGKLVLARKDSPLVIGLGKGENFAASDVTAFLIHTRDVIFVDDFETAVLTPDSVEIFDREGKLKEKKIEKIEWDFEAAEKAGYEHFMLKEIHEQVSAIHNTLAGKVSELEGAIYLKELNLNDDEIKKLSRVQILACGTSWHAGLLGKYLFEQLAGIHCDIDICSEYRYRNPVMHEGTLAIAITQSGETADTLAAVREIMSYNCPTLAITNVVGSTITREANSVLYTRAGPEIGVAATKTFSTQLILLYLLAVKFALVRGKLSPDYVKSFITEIRKVPGEIQQILNQKEVIRECAENFACSKSYFFLGRHLSYPIALEGALKLKEISYVHAEGFAAGELKHGPIALLDEGAPVVAIATKGQTYEKMLSNIKEVKARDAYVIAVANINDTEIGKYADVVLRVPSCDELLAPLLSVVVLQLLAYYTALARDCAIDKPRNLAKSVTVE; this comes from the coding sequence ATGTGTGGAATTGTAGGGTATGCAGGGCGAAATGCTGCTGCGCCGGTTATAATAGAATCTCTTAAAAAACTCGAATACAGGGGATATGACTCCGCAGGGGTTACTGTCCTTGGAAGCGGGGTTGAGACATACAAAGCAGTGGGAAAAATCATAAATCTTGAATCAGAAATTCCGAAAAACCTGAAAGGAGCTATCGGGATAGGACATACTCGCTGGGCAACTCACGGCCGCCCAAGTACGGAAAATGCCCATCCCCATAATTCGGGAGGAAACCCTGTAAAAATCTCACTTGTACATAACGGGATTATTGAGAATTACATGGCGCTAAAAGAGCGGCTTATCGGAGAAGGTTATGAATTCAAATCCGAAACCGATACCGAAGTTATCGCACATCTTCTGCACAAACACATATATGGAAGCCCGGATGGAAAAGAAGCCCGGAATAATCTTCTTGCAGGGCTCAGGGAAGCTTTAAAAGAGATTGAAGGGTCATATGCACTTGCAGTAATCTCTGCGGACGAGCAGGGAAAACTTGTTCTTGCCCGCAAGGACAGCCCTCTGGTTATAGGGCTCGGGAAAGGGGAAAATTTTGCTGCATCTGATGTGACTGCTTTTCTGATTCATACCAGAGACGTAATCTTTGTCGATGACTTTGAGACCGCAGTCCTGACACCTGACAGCGTGGAGATATTTGACAGGGAAGGAAAACTCAAAGAAAAGAAGATAGAAAAAATAGAGTGGGACTTTGAAGCTGCGGAAAAAGCAGGTTATGAACATTTCATGCTTAAAGAAATCCATGAGCAGGTCAGCGCAATCCACAATACCCTGGCAGGAAAGGTCTCGGAGCTTGAAGGAGCCATATACTTAAAGGAGCTGAACCTCAATGATGACGAAATAAAGAAACTGTCAAGGGTTCAGATTCTCGCCTGCGGGACTTCCTGGCACGCAGGCTTGCTGGGGAAATACCTTTTTGAACAGCTGGCAGGAATTCACTGCGATATTGACATCTGCTCCGAATACAGGTATAGAAACCCTGTTATGCATGAAGGGACCCTCGCAATTGCTATTACCCAGTCAGGAGAGACTGCAGACACACTTGCAGCTGTTCGGGAAATCATGTCTTACAACTGCCCCACCCTTGCAATCACGAATGTTGTGGGAAGCACAATAACAAGAGAAGCAAACAGTGTTCTCTATACCCGGGCAGGCCCGGAGATAGGGGTTGCTGCCACGAAGACTTTCAGTACCCAGCTTATCCTCCTTTATCTCCTCGCTGTAAAATTCGCTCTCGTGAGGGGCAAACTCAGTCCTGACTACGTGAAAAGTTTTATTACGGAAATCAGAAAGGTCCCGGGTGAGATCCAGCAGATCCTCAACCAGAAAGAAGTGATAAGGGAATGTGCTGAGAACTTTGCCTGTTCAAAGAGCTATTTCTTCCTTGGAAGGCACCTGAGCTACCCCATAGCACTCGAAGGAGCCCTGAAGCTCAAAGAGATCTCATATGTACATGCCGAAGGCTTTGCTGCAGGGGAACTGAAACACGGCCCTATTGCCCTGCTTGACGAAGGGGCTCCTGTGGTTGCGATTGCCACGAAAGGGCAGACTTATGAGAAGATGCTCAGCAACATAAAAGAAGTGAAAGCCAGGGACGCGTATGTAATAGCAGTTGCCAATATCAATGATACTGAAATAGGAAAATATGCTGACGTTGTCCTGAGAGTTCCCTCGTGTGACGAACTTCTGGCTCCCCTTTTGAGTGTTGTCGTACTTCAGTTGCTTGCTTATTACACTGCTCTTGCCAGGGACTGCGCTATTGACAAGCCCCGTAACCTTGCAAAGAGTGTAACTGTAGAATAA
- the glmU gene encoding bifunctional sugar-1-phosphate nucleotidylyltransferase/acetyltransferase — MKAIILAAGEGLRCRPLTLTRSKVMLPVANRPILEHVISSLEKNEIKEIILVVGYEKERIMNYFEDGLNFGVNISYVEQKAQLGTAHAIEQAKKLIGPEDSEFLVLNGDNLVEPKTIADLLNNYEGDASLLTVRMEDTAGYGVVLKEKKKVTQILEKRPGGLSRLVNTGIYIFTPQVFETIEKTPISENGEYAITDTLQLMIDEGKMVTSIPTESKWLDAVHSWDLLKANATVLNASKNLKQEGELEEGVIIRGNVAIGKNTIIRSGTYIVGPVVIGENCDIGPNVVILPSTTIGDNVSIRSFTEIQNSIIMNDCRISSHGQISNSIIGSNNTLGPGFTAEEKENLEININCKVHKAPKLGTILGDDNRIGGRVLVKAGVMIAVNCQVESGNTIYRDLSRDSVVL, encoded by the coding sequence ATGAAAGCTATTATCCTCGCAGCAGGGGAAGGACTGCGCTGCAGGCCTCTTACACTTACTCGTTCCAAAGTAATGCTTCCTGTAGCTAACAGGCCCATTCTGGAACATGTCATATCTTCGCTTGAAAAAAACGAAATCAAAGAAATCATCCTGGTTGTCGGGTATGAAAAAGAGCGCATCATGAACTATTTTGAAGACGGGCTTAATTTCGGGGTAAACATATCATATGTGGAGCAAAAGGCCCAGCTTGGAACAGCTCATGCAATTGAGCAGGCGAAAAAACTGATAGGGCCCGAAGATTCCGAATTTCTTGTTTTGAACGGGGACAACCTTGTAGAGCCTAAAACCATCGCCGACCTCCTTAATAACTATGAAGGTGATGCAAGCCTCTTAACCGTAAGAATGGAAGATACGGCAGGTTATGGAGTGGTATTGAAAGAAAAGAAGAAAGTCACCCAGATTCTGGAAAAAAGGCCCGGAGGCTTAAGCCGCCTTGTAAATACAGGAATTTATATTTTTACGCCGCAGGTCTTTGAAACCATTGAAAAGACCCCAATATCCGAAAACGGAGAATATGCAATAACCGACACTCTCCAGCTTATGATCGATGAGGGGAAAATGGTTACTTCAATCCCTACAGAATCAAAATGGCTGGACGCGGTTCACTCGTGGGACCTCCTGAAAGCGAATGCAACCGTATTAAATGCCTCCAAAAACCTGAAGCAGGAAGGAGAGCTCGAAGAAGGAGTAATAATCCGCGGAAATGTCGCAATAGGGAAAAACACAATAATTCGTTCCGGAACCTATATTGTAGGTCCCGTTGTAATCGGGGAAAACTGTGATATAGGACCTAACGTAGTAATTTTGCCCTCCACTACTATAGGAGACAACGTGTCCATAAGGTCCTTTACCGAAATACAGAACAGCATCATAATGAATGACTGCAGGATTTCTTCCCATGGACAGATTTCAAATTCTATAATTGGAAGCAATAATACACTTGGCCCAGGTTTTACCGCAGAGGAAAAGGAAAACCTTGAGATAAACATAAACTGCAAGGTCCATAAAGCCCCAAAGCTCGGCACTATACTCGGGGACGACAACCGCATAGGAGGCAGAGTGCTTGTTAAAGCCGGAGTAATGATAGCGGTAAACTGTCAGGTAGAGTCCGGAAATACAATTTACAGAGACCTGTCCCGTGATTCGGTGGTCCTCTAA
- a CDS encoding glycine betaine ABC transporter substrate-binding protein yields the protein MKFRFIIVLLLAASLFFSGCAENNQNRENNTQPAEKVVIGTKLFQESYITAHMVSLLLEEQGYDTEVKENLGGTLVNYEALKKGDIQSYIEYTGTIYSQILKKPPLEEWDPEVVYEESEKGMLESDGVVIASSLGFEDAYAIAVDREWAENQGINTISDLEPYASEMSVGTDPEFATREDGLPQLARVYGFSFKNYNSMAPGIMYEAMENNEVDAISAYTTDTRNDLYGLKVLEDDKHALPPYDAVVLVTESFAEDNPEAMEALSQLNGRIDQDTMRRLNGEYDIEGRSAKDIARDYLIEEGLISS from the coding sequence ATGAAATTTCGCTTTATTATAGTCCTGCTGCTTGCAGCCTCTCTTTTTTTCAGCGGCTGCGCGGAAAATAATCAAAATAGAGAGAATAATACGCAGCCTGCAGAAAAAGTTGTGATAGGAACAAAACTTTTCCAGGAATCCTATATTACTGCTCATATGGTTTCGCTTTTGCTCGAAGAGCAGGGGTATGATACTGAGGTCAAAGAGAACCTCGGAGGCACGCTTGTAAACTACGAGGCTTTGAAAAAAGGAGACATCCAGTCCTATATTGAATATACAGGGACAATTTACAGCCAGATCCTGAAAAAACCGCCTCTTGAGGAGTGGGACCCTGAAGTGGTATATGAAGAGTCAGAAAAGGGCATGCTTGAAAGCGATGGAGTAGTAATCGCATCAAGCCTGGGATTTGAAGATGCCTACGCTATAGCTGTTGACAGGGAATGGGCTGAAAACCAGGGAATAAACACGATAAGTGACCTTGAGCCCTATGCTTCGGAAATGTCGGTGGGCACTGACCCGGAGTTTGCCACAAGAGAAGACGGGCTTCCGCAGCTTGCCCGCGTTTACGGATTTTCATTCAAAAACTACAATTCAATGGCTCCGGGCATAATGTACGAAGCTATGGAGAACAATGAGGTTGATGCTATAAGCGCTTATACCACGGATACCCGAAACGACCTCTACGGCCTGAAAGTGCTTGAAGACGATAAGCACGCTCTTCCTCCTTACGATGCCGTTGTTCTTGTTACCGAGTCCTTTGCAGAGGATAATCCAGAAGCCATGGAGGCACTTTCACAGCTTAACGGCAGGATTGACCAGGACACCATGAGGCGCCTTAATGGAGAATATGACATTGAAGGCAGGTCTGCAAAAGATATTGCCAGGGATTACCTGATAGAAGAAGGCCTGATATCTTCCTGA
- a CDS encoding ABC transporter ATP-binding protein, whose amino-acid sequence MSFTKLFDRIDSVRLENITKKYGEHFAVKNLNLEIKGGELLILIGRSGSGKTTAIRTINRLIEPDSGAVFINGIDTREFDPVRLRRNIGYVIQNIGLLPHLRISENIGLLLKLEGWKEERIRKRVSELLSLVSLPPESFMDRYPHELSGGQQQRVGLARAMAMDPPLFLMDEPFGALDPLLRTQLQDEFFRIKKELGRTIVFVTHDINEAFRLGDRIAIMNNTELVQVGTPEELIFSPASDLVAEIADSKRKYRHIDALKAGDMMQPINRELTLDPEMPAETALDLIVRNGLELAFVTSPEISGRIGLNDVLKARSEGRELKEAIKPLPLFSSGAPLLEALTELKSRGESMGLVVADNEPVGVLFSDRVLQNLI is encoded by the coding sequence ATGTCATTCACAAAACTTTTTGACCGGATAGATTCAGTCCGACTTGAGAATATTACAAAAAAATACGGGGAGCATTTTGCCGTAAAAAACCTGAACCTGGAAATCAAGGGAGGAGAACTCCTTATTCTTATAGGAAGGAGCGGTTCGGGGAAGACAACGGCTATAAGGACCATAAACCGCCTTATAGAGCCTGACTCCGGTGCAGTGTTTATAAATGGGATCGATACAAGAGAGTTTGACCCTGTCCGCCTGAGGCGGAATATCGGTTATGTGATCCAGAATATCGGGCTACTCCCTCACCTAAGGATCTCGGAAAATATCGGCTTGCTCCTTAAACTTGAAGGCTGGAAAGAAGAGAGGATCAGAAAAAGAGTGAGTGAACTGCTAAGCCTTGTTTCCCTTCCTCCTGAGAGTTTTATGGACCGCTACCCTCATGAACTGAGCGGAGGCCAGCAGCAGAGGGTCGGGCTTGCGAGAGCAATGGCTATGGACCCTCCTCTTTTTCTTATGGATGAACCTTTCGGCGCGCTTGATCCTCTCCTCAGGACTCAGCTTCAGGATGAGTTTTTCAGGATAAAAAAAGAGCTTGGGAGAACCATTGTTTTTGTCACGCACGATATTAACGAAGCATTCAGGCTTGGAGACAGGATTGCAATTATGAATAATACCGAGCTCGTTCAGGTCGGGACCCCCGAAGAATTGATTTTTTCGCCAGCCAGTGACCTTGTTGCTGAAATCGCGGACTCAAAAAGGAAGTACAGGCATATAGATGCACTGAAGGCCGGTGACATGATGCAGCCTATTAATAGAGAATTAACTCTGGACCCCGAAATGCCTGCAGAAACTGCCCTTGACCTTATAGTGAGGAACGGGCTTGAACTTGCTTTTGTCACGTCCCCGGAAATTTCTGGACGGATTGGTTTAAACGATGTCCTGAAAGCCAGATCTGAAGGGAGAGAACTTAAAGAAGCCATAAAGCCCCTCCCCCTTTTCTCCTCCGGGGCTCCGCTTCTCGAAGCCCTTACAGAGCTCAAATCCAGAGGAGAATCTATGGGGCTTGTAGTCGCAGATAACGAACCTGTCGGTGTCCTTTTTTCGGACCGGGTTCTCCAGAATCTTATTTGA
- a CDS encoding ABC transporter permease, giving the protein MIIEGLNDFTAEIIRVWNTQMLSLRTVEHLYMFFFALFFSILIGVVTGVLTYRNQKLAGPVLNSLNVVETVPDVALLVLLLPIFGIGAAPTIVASILYSILPIARDTYTGLSNVPREYIEIAEALGLTPREVLFKVRFPLSLPLIAGGVRIAVVFTMGVVTLGGLIAAGGLGAALQNGIQLYDMGTILVTGAWVGLLAVLLDGIAGIIEKILKARYGTWS; this is encoded by the coding sequence ATGATTATTGAAGGTCTTAACGATTTCACTGCAGAAATAATAAGAGTCTGGAACACTCAGATGCTCTCCCTCCGCACAGTTGAACATCTCTACATGTTTTTCTTTGCCCTCTTTTTTTCTATCCTTATTGGTGTAGTCACAGGAGTTCTTACCTACAGGAACCAGAAACTTGCAGGCCCCGTCCTTAACAGCCTGAACGTGGTAGAAACAGTCCCTGATGTGGCTCTGCTTGTCCTTCTGCTTCCCATATTCGGGATAGGTGCTGCACCGACAATAGTTGCTTCTATCCTCTATTCTATCCTCCCTATTGCCAGAGATACCTATACAGGCCTTTCAAACGTGCCCAGAGAATACATAGAAATTGCCGAAGCCCTGGGACTGACTCCCCGAGAAGTCCTTTTCAAAGTCCGTTTTCCCCTTTCCCTGCCTCTGATTGCCGGAGGCGTCAGGATTGCGGTCGTATTTACAATGGGGGTTGTAACCCTTGGAGGTCTGATTGCTGCAGGCGGGCTTGGGGCTGCCCTTCAGAACGGAATTCAACTGTATGATATGGGCACAATCCTTGTTACGGGTGCCTGGGTGGGGCTTCTTGCAGTGCTTCTGGACGGAATAGCAGGTATAATAGAAAAAATTCTTAAAGCGAGGTACGGGACATGGTCATAA